In Elaeis guineensis isolate ETL-2024a chromosome 1, EG11, whole genome shotgun sequence, a genomic segment contains:
- the LOC105060984 gene encoding protein DCL homolog, chloroplastic codes for MAYAAALLLLRGAPLLRARIPRAALPRRSFASGLSAADEPQSRETAASASEGTHVSAKGPSPSPPLTPSSKQWADHPEYKKWKDREEEILDDIEPITILTKEILHSDRYRDGERLNDEDEKVVVEKLLAYHPHSEDKIGCGLDSIMVDRHPQFRNSRCLFVVRTDGVWIDFSYQKCLRAYIREKYPSHAERFIREHFKRG; via the exons ATGGCCTATGCGGCAGCTCTCCTACTGCTGAGAGGCGCTCCTCTCCTCCGCGCCCGCATCCCGCGCGCGGCCCTCCCGCGTCGCTCCTTCGCCTCCGGCCTCTCCGCCGCCGATGAGCCCCAGTCGCGGGAGACCGCTGCGTCGGCGAGCGAGGGCACCCACGTCTCCGCCAAAGGGCCGTCTCCGTCTCCGCCGCTGACGCCGTCGTCCAAGCAATGGGCCGACCATCCCGAGTACAAGAAGTGGAAGGATAGAGAAGAGGAGATCCTTGATGACATCGAGCCCATCACCATCCTCACCAAGGAGATACTCCACTCCGACAG ATATAGGGATGGGGAACGTTTAAATGATGAAGATGAGAAGGTGGTTGTCGAAAAACTTCTTGCATATCATCCACATTCAGAAGATAAGATTGGTTGTGGCCTTGATTCTATAATG GTTGATCGACATCCACAATTCAGAAATTCAAGGTGCCTGTTTGTTGTAAGAACTGATGGTGTCTGGATAGATTTTTCCTACCAGAAGTGTCTTCGAGCATATATTCGAGAAAAGTACCCATCTCATGCAGAAAGGTTCATCCGAGAACATTTCAAACGTGGCTGA